AATTAAAAGTGAAAGATATGCCTCTGGAAAGTTCAAAAGTTAATAGATCAAAGTAAAGGTTTCCGCTGCAATAGTAAAAGAAGCTTTTTTTTGTCAAGTTTTTCCTGAGCAAATTGAACCAACGAGATATTTGTTTTGGAAAATTAAAAAGTAACAGAGATGCTTCTGAAAAGTTTAAAGTTTAAAGTTTGACTTCAAAGTTTCCGCTGCAAATAGTTAAGATGCATTTTCAATTTGGAAAAATGCAAAAGTGATGATTAAAATTTGTAAAGTTGCTTAAAAGTGATTGTTGAAACAATTATGATATGTCATTTTATGACCAACGTTATTGATGGCATGATCATGTTTTGTTGTAATAACATGTGCAAAAGTGATAATCAAAGTGATTATTGTGACAATTATGGTTCTGTTATTTTTTAACCAACGTTATTAATGACATAATCATGATTTGTTGCAATAAGGTGTGCATTTATCTCTATTTTCTGCCCAACGGTTATATAGATTTAATTGCATAAACATTTGTATGTTCTAATTTTGACCAACGTTGGATTATTGCATGCAATTGTTGTTATGATCTCATTTCATTGTAGTTTTAAAGGAGGGTACTACTTGATAACTTGTATCAATGATGTTCCAACCCTCAGAGGTGACAACTACACTGAAGGAAGAAAGAAGGTCGATTTGTGCTGAGGTGGACTGGGTTCCCCACAGCCGGTCAGACCAAAAGATCCAGTCAGAAATGACAAGAATAATGATGCTGCATGGCAGCATAAAAGGGTGGCTAAGTGCCATTTATAAAGAATACAATTGAGAATGCTATTGTGGGCTCAATTGCAAAGTATGCTTCCGTATGGGAGTATCTTGAAAGAATAAAGAGCCAGTTCACTGGTTCTTCAAAGATATGTGCGACCCAGCTGCTGTAGCAACTGGTGACAGAAAAGTACACATGGACAGGAAGGACATGGCAAGTGTGCCATATGGTGTAATAATGCTTATGTGGGTGTTGTCTGTGTGTAatgtgaatgaaaaagtgttgtccgCGTTGgacaaagaacaaaagaaaagaaaagaactgATGAATCGTCGAAATATGGCATTGTCgcttaggccatatttcgagggggagaatagaaagacttgttaaaaatggtattcttcctccattagaattctcaGACATAGAACAGCGCATCGATTGCATTAAAGAAAAAATTGTAAAGGTTGATTAAAAAGGGTGCAAATCGATGCACAGcaacactagaaataattcacaccgaGATATGTGGATCATTTCCTGTGAAAAGTGTGGATGGTTATGATTCGTTCATAACATTCACGAATAATTACTCccgatatggttatatttatccaataaaagaaataacagaagcgttggataaattcaaaatattcaaagctgaagttgaaaatcagcatgataaaagaataCAGATAGTCAGGTCTGATCGTGGAGGGGAGTACTACGGTCGACATACTCCATATGGCCAAGTCCCTGGACCCTTTTGCAGGGTTTCTACAGGAGACTGGAATAGTTGCCCACTATTCGATATCAGGCGAACCTCAGCAGAATGGGGTAGCTGAAAGGCGCAACCAtacccttatggatatggtgcgcaatatgatgagctattccaccctaccattgggattgtggaTTGAGGCGTCAAAAACCACTATTCACATTCTAAACAGAGTACCAagcaaatcggtgcccaaaacgccgtatgagctatggacatggagagtgccttctctaaaccacctgaaagtgtgggggagccctgctgaggccaaagtattcaatccaaatatcgcaaagttagataccaaaacagtcagctgccattttattggctatcctgaaaagtcaaaaggttatcgtttctacTGCCCAGAGAAATACACAAAGTTTGTGGAAATGAGACATGTTGTCTTCTTAGAGGACgaaatgatgagggggagcatggtagctcggaaaattgatcttgaggagaagagggtgcatgcacctaatccgatgactcaggagccattttttgcgctaccatgtgcacctgtaccgacgatccctgcgattgtggtgcaagcgcctgttgtaactccacccatgacaacgatgagtgaaaattcggaacctgtccgtcaggagccgaatgaaccatttgttgagcatgaaagggagcaacaacagccacctcctgaaaagtacaaagcacgacttgtggcaaaaggatttacacaaagagaagggataaattacaatgagacattttctccggtctcatgtaaggattccttcagaatcatcatggcactagttgcacattttgatttagagttgcatcaaaGCATGCAAAGACGGCATTTCTAAACGGGGATTTAGAAGAAaatgtctacatgaaacaacccaagggttttatcatggaaggcaaggaagaaatgggatgccgcctaaagaaatccatttatggattaaagcaagcctcTAGACAGTGGTATCTAAAGTTTAATGAAAATATTGAGGACGGTTGCGTTTATGCAAAGTTAAAAgtgggaaatatattttcctaatcttgtatgtggatgatattctgcttgcaagcagtgatgttagtctactgcaagagacaaagaaattcttgttctcaaattttgatatgaaagatcttggtgaagcgtcatatgttttgggcatagaaattcaccgagatagaaacaatggagtattaggactatcgcaaaaggcttatttagaaaagattctaagtaagtataatatgcataagtgcagtgccacacctgcccctatagtcaagggcgacagttttgggaaacatcaaagtccccaaaatcaatacgagctcgatcaaatgaaagcggttccatatgcttcggctattggaagcctacagtatgcacaagtgtgcactcgccctgacttagcatttatcaccggagtactcggtagatatcaagaaaatccaggttttgaacactggaaaatggtaaagaaggcattgtgttatgtgaaaggcacaaagagttacatgctaacatacagaagatctgattccctagaaataagagggtattcagatgcagattttgcgggggataaagatgatagaaaatccacatctggatatgtattcaccctcgcagggggagctatttcgtggagaagctccaaacagacgatagttgcatcatccacgatgtatgcagaatttatagcatgttatgaagccacggggcaggcattatggttaaagaaatttatacccgacttgaaagtggtagattgtattaacagaccactaaagatgtactgcgacaatgagcctgcagtattttatgctcacaacaacaagtcgagtacAGCTACGAAACCGATTAaggttaagtattatgttgtgaaacacaaggtccaggatcaaacaataagtctcgagcatataaggacaaaagatatgcttgcggatccgctaacgaaaggcttaccacccagcgtgctcaaggagcacgtagccggcatgggtttaaggaaaagtcttacctatcctggatcataagaggcccaaaagtaaaagaatttgtttcaaaacagagaaATGCATTGTGGTTGTCTGATTCTATCGGCAATAGAgctgtgacgatgaaacatgccctatggactgatccaaaatgaaacgaataaagtgaaagtataaagttaaaagaaaaattgagatcaagggggagaatgtcaGGATTGATCTCCACCGCACCAGAGCCCAACGGCTCTGGCACGACCCCTTGACCTCATCCGCGCCCTGATCGGGAGCGCCCAACCGcatctggttggtgggcccctgtcgcccTGATCTCATCCGCCAGGCTCTGATAATCGACGGGAAGATGCAGAGCACAGAAGTGGACGAGTTCATCTACCACGAGTCCCTCATACACCCGCCGCTTCTCTTCCACCCCAAGTGAGCAATCTTTCCTCAGTTTTTCCTCCCCGGAAGTAGGCTTAGTTTTCAGTTAACTCTGGATCATATATTTACTCCGATATGTGAATGCAATTTGGAGATTTCAGTTCCACTGTCTATTGTTCTGACTTACGCAAGCATGCTTTCCTACTCGGAAAACCATTGCAGCCCGAAGACGGTGTTCATCATGGGAGGCGGTGAGGGCTCCGCCGCAAGGGAAGCACTGAGGCACAAGACCGTGCAGCGGGTGGTCATGTGCGATATCGACGAGGTGCGTACCCATCACGAACACAAGCAGATCCTTAGACTCGTGCTCAGATAATTCTAAACATGTCCGCGTGTGCACGACGTCGGCGGCCGAGCATGAGGTTGTGGACTTTTGCAGGACATACCTAAGCGCCAACTGGGGCGCGTTCGCGAGTGACAAGCTCTGTCTGGTCATCACCGACGCCAGGTATATGGGTCACTTATGTAGTTGGAATTAATGTGTATTTCAACATTTCAATCAACTGTTGTTTCCAGAAACAATCTACTACTCCTACTCAAAATAATGATGTATCCTGTGCCGGTCGATGCTGCAGGGCTGAGCTGGAGAAGAGCACGGAGAAGTTCGACGTGATAGTGGGGGATCTCGCTGATCCCATGGAGGGAGGCCCCTGCTACCAGCTCTACACCAAGTCCTTCTACCAGAACGTGCTCAAGCCCAAGCTCCACGACGGAGGCATCTTCGTCACACAGGCAACCTTTTGATCGATCAATACATCTCGCTCTGAATTTGTTTATCCCGCTAGCTCTGAATTTGTTCATCGTACAGGCTGGGCCAGCCGGCGTTCTGACGCACAAGGCGGTCTTCTCCTCCATCTACAACACCCTCAGGCGCGTCTTCAAGCGTGAGTATTTATGAGTCATCTACTTCCTGTTTGGCTGTTTCGGTGATGCATACGATGATCTGCACTAACTAGCTCCATCTGCCTGGTGTTGCTGATCATAGATGTAAAAGCCTACACCGCACATGTGCCATCCTTCGCTGACACCTGGGGCTGGGTCATGGTAGGCACCTCTCGTTAACGAAAACGTACAGACACGgtattaagagcatctccactcgtcccccgacgaggcccccgagcgacgttttttccatccggacggcgaaattcggcccagtcgcgcccccggttcctcgttttcgtccggatttgacccttcatccatccggcgagcccacgccatccccggcccccgagcgctcggggactccggacgaagctaaaccaaccgcccacgcccacgtgtctcctctttcgtccggattccccgagccatcctctttttccccgagaaacgccgcttggggagcacacgactgggaaactactcctccccacgccaaatcttcctccaatccggacgaaaaattcgccggatttggacgtggggagcgccaacgagtggggatgctctaagatcCGCGGCTAGCTAGTGCACATTGATGATGGGCTGCTCTTCTTGTTGATAACATTATGTAGGCATCGGATCATCAGTTCACCCTCACAACCCAGCTGATCGACGAGAGAATCATCGACAGGATCGATGGGGAACTGCTGTATCTCAGCGGGGAATTCCTCATTTCTTCCACCATTCTCAACAAGAGCGTCAGCCTCTCGTGAGCCATCTCACCGCCCGTCTTCTTTCGCCTCAAGTTTATCGTGTCTCCCCTACTTCTCATCGCTTGTTAATTATTTGCATGCAGGCTGTTGAATGAGACGCATGTTTACACGGAGGATGATGCCAGGTTCATCTACGGCCATGGGAGGGGGCACTCTGCTTAACTTGACAAAAGTCCCCCGGCCTGGAGGCTGGAGCCACCAGGACAAAGCTTCAACATATGGCGATGAACGAGAAATAATCCAACTGGATATAGAACCTGTGAAGATGGTCTTTTCCTGTTTGTTTAGGCAATAATTTTCAGGTTCTAGTTGTCGGACATATGAGAATTAATTTACAGCTGGTTCGACTAGCAAAACGCCGATCTTCACAAAAACCTTTAAAGCATGTAGCATTACCATACTGACAAGTGTCACCGTGCTGAGGAAACACACTGTACTTCACCGTGCACCGCGGAGTACACCTAAACTGAAGTACAGATTTACTGATAGGACGGTACACATACACTTAAAAAAGGAGTACAGATCGAGGGTCTGGCACTAAGGCACTAGCTATCTGGTGTCACTAACtatcgtgctgctccgggggaaaccctaggtccgggtctcTCGGATCGAATGATGGCCGTCCTGCGTCGTTCTatctcttggggcatcgtttttggagtatCTGCTGCATGTTGGTGGAttttggtggagtggtgttcatctaccacattgttggcgctgaGTCTCAGCGGCATGGTGCTGTAGGGTATCGACGGCAGATGTGGGATGATGTAtacgtgcaggatggtggagccgtctggcgtcatggtggcatcgatggcaggtcttgcaaggttaatccgatgatctctcttgaagatggagtcgagaaaGACGGCGGGAGCAACTCTTGTGGTGTGTGTGTTtgcgtgcgctgagagtctgcttgactgaatgtgattctcacctgctattgggcggtttgggaaggcatttagttttggatgatgtgagttggtgtattgtcaccctcttcatcccactgtaggtatagtaaggttgcttcgagattgatcttttgtattgtttcttgtaaagtttcgtgaataatctaataaaaaaaggcgtgtgcatcctttggatgcagaagctg
This Lolium perenne isolate Kyuss_39 chromosome 1, Kyuss_2.0, whole genome shotgun sequence DNA region includes the following protein-coding sequences:
- the LOC127327702 gene encoding thermospermine synthase ACAULIS5; this translates as MVGAAHDGIVRGDMNGLENNGHGQAAAAKQPLQREDGEESKWYEEEIHDDLKLCYALNSVLHRGTSKYQEIALIDTNHFGKALIIDGKMQSTEVDEFIYHESLIHPPLLFHPNPKTVFIMGGGEGSAAREALRHKTVQRVVMCDIDEHEVVDFCRTYLSANWGAFASDKLCLVITDARAELEKSTEKFDVIVGDLADPMEGGPCYQLYTKSFYQNVLKPKLHDGGIFVTQAGPAGVLTHKAVFSSIYNTLRRVFKHVKAYTAHVPSFADTWGWVMASDHQFTLTTQLIDERIIDRIDGELLYLSGEFLISSTILNKSVSLSLLNETHVYTEDDARFIYGHGRGHSA